From a single Erpetoichthys calabaricus chromosome 1, fErpCal1.3, whole genome shotgun sequence genomic region:
- the LOC127527227 gene encoding SCAN domain-containing protein 3-like — protein MFGKALASKLKTIPISNDTIQRRITLAAADVEEQLISRLQDCKQFAIQLDESTDVSGQAQLIAYVRYIWMDEVEEDFLFCKVCPGHTTSAELFAILDNFMAANSIEWSWCIGVCTDGAAAMTGKRTGLWERVRSNVPTATFAHCMIHRESLASKRMNANLKSIFDQAIKIVNYIKAHPLNSRLFASLCSNMDFDHEQLLMHTEVRWLSRGKVFNRLFELRDAVREFLGGKNSQLVVHLNDNSWVAALAYLADIFEQLNKLNSSLQGKHTNLITLRDKVSAFMKKLDLWKTRLFQGNFEMFDELHEFTEKQENAEINKPELVKLISEHIQSLLDQFNFYFGDLNVESFSWVSSPFLAHIDSLNLPTSELNQLIELTSDTTLKMMHPRVSLMKFWTQASHEYPELSQKAFKIILPFATSYLCECGFSALVTIKTKCRSRLEVEDELRFSLSSITPHLDKLCSNLQAQGSH, from the coding sequence ATGTTTGGTAAAGCCTTGGCAAGTAAACTGAAAACAATTCCAATTTCAAACGACACAATTCAACGACGTATAACTTTGGCGGCAGCTGACGTTGAAGAACAGTTGATTTCAAGGCTGCAAGATTGTAAACAATTTGCTATTCAATTGGACGAATCAACGGATGTTTCTGGCCAGGCACAATTAATAGCTTATGTCAGATATATCTGGATGGATGAAGTTGaagaagattttttattttgtaaagtttgtccGGGTCACACAACAAGTGCAGAACTTTTTGCTATCCTTGATAATTTTATGGCAGCCAATAGCATCGAATGGTCCTGGTGTATCGGAGTGTGCACGGATGGTGCTGCAGCAATGACTGGAAAACGAACAGGCTTGTGGGAACGTGTGCGTTCTAATGTGCCAACTGCCACATTTGCGCACTGTATGATTCATCGGGAAAGTCTTGCGAGTAAAAGAATGAATGCGAACTTGAAATCTATTTTTGATCAGGCCATAAAAATTGTTAATTACATCAAGGCTCATCCACTGAATTCTCGTCTCTTTGCTTCATTATGTTCGAATATGGATTTTGATCATGAACAGTTACTGATGCACACTGAAGTTCGCTGGTTATCAAGGGGAAAAGTGTTTAACAGACTGTTTGAATTACGTGATGCGGTGAGAGAGTTTCTTGGAGGAAAAAATTCACAGCTTGttgttcatttgaatgacaattcATGGGTTGCTGCTCTGGCTTACTTGGCTGACATTTTTGAACAGCTGAATAAACTGAATTCATCTCTGCAAGGGAAGCACACAAACTTAATTACCCTCAGAGATAAAGTGTCTGCTTTTATGAAAAAACTTGATCTGTGGAAGACAAGATTATTTCAGGGTAACTTTGAAATGTTTGATGAATTGCATGAATTCACCGAGAAACAAGAAAATGCTGAAATCAACAAGCCCGAGTTGGTGAAATTGATTTCTGAACATATTCAATCATTGCTGGATCAATTTAACTTCTACTTTGGTGATTTGAACGTTGAGAGTTTTTCGTGGGTTTCCAGTCCGTTTCTTGCACACATTGATTCATTAAATTTACCAACATCGGAATTAAACCAATTAATTGAACTGACCAGTGATACTACATTGAAGATGATGCATCCGAGAGTGAGCTTGATGAAATTTTGGACACAAGCTTCACATGAGTATCCAGAACTGTCTCAGAaagctttcaaaataattttacccTTTGCGACATCATATCTTTGTGAATGTGGATTTTCTGCACTggttacaattaaaacaaaatgtcgtTCACGGCTTGAAGTCGAAGATGAACTCCGATTCAGTCTTTCAAGCATTACACCTCATTTGGATAAGCTGTGCTCAAATTTGCAAGCTCAAGGCTCGCACTAA